A window from Agrobacterium tumefaciens encodes these proteins:
- the prfA gene encoding peptide chain release factor 1 — MAKLPVEKMRELERRFGEIEARMSAGPAADVYVKLASEYSELEPVVKKIREYEKAISEAADLEALLADKTTDKDMRDLAEMELPEVESRIGELEKDMQVLLLPKDAADEKSAILEIRAGTGGSEAALFAGDLFRMYERFAATKGWKVEVLSASEGEAGGYKEIIATISGRGVFSKLKFESGVHRVQRVPETEASGRIHTSAATVAVLPEAEDIDVEIRPEDIRIDTMRASGAGGQHVNTTDSAVRITHLPTGLIVTSSEKSQHQNRAKAMQVLRSRLYDIERQKVESERSADRKSQVGSGDRSERIRTYNFPQGRVTDHRINLTLYKLDRMIEGEIDELVDALIADYQAGQLAQLGEQL, encoded by the coding sequence GTGGCGAAGCTTCCCGTCGAAAAAATGCGCGAGTTGGAAAGGCGTTTCGGAGAGATCGAAGCGCGCATGTCGGCCGGTCCGGCAGCGGATGTCTATGTGAAGCTGGCTTCGGAATATTCCGAACTTGAGCCGGTGGTGAAGAAAATCCGCGAATACGAGAAGGCGATCTCCGAGGCCGCCGATCTCGAGGCGCTGCTTGCCGACAAGACGACTGACAAGGACATGCGTGATCTGGCGGAAATGGAGCTGCCGGAGGTCGAAAGCCGCATCGGTGAGCTTGAAAAAGATATGCAGGTCCTGCTGCTTCCCAAGGATGCGGCGGATGAAAAAAGCGCGATCCTTGAAATCCGCGCCGGCACCGGCGGTTCCGAGGCGGCGCTGTTCGCCGGCGATCTGTTCCGCATGTATGAGCGCTTCGCTGCGACCAAGGGCTGGAAGGTTGAAGTTCTTTCCGCCAGCGAAGGCGAAGCGGGCGGTTACAAGGAAATCATCGCGACGATTAGCGGGCGAGGGGTGTTTTCCAAGCTGAAATTCGAATCCGGCGTGCACCGTGTGCAACGTGTGCCCGAAACGGAAGCGAGCGGCCGCATCCACACGTCGGCCGCCACCGTTGCGGTGCTGCCGGAAGCGGAGGACATCGACGTCGAAATTCGTCCGGAAGACATCCGCATCGATACGATGCGCGCTTCGGGTGCGGGCGGCCAGCACGTCAACACCACCGACTCCGCCGTTCGCATCACCCATCTTCCGACGGGCCTGATCGTCACCAGCTCGGAAAAATCGCAACATCAGAACCGCGCCAAGGCCATGCAGGTCCTGCGCTCGCGTCTTTATGACATCGAGCGGCAAAAGGTGGAGAGCGAACGCTCGGCCGACCGCAAGAGCCAGGTCGGTTCCGGCGATCGTTCCGAGCGCATCCGCACCTATAATTTTCCGCAGGGCCGCGTCACCGATCACCGCATCAATCTCACGCTCTATAAGCTGGATCGCATGATCGAAGGCGAGATCGATGAACTAGTGGATGCGCTGATTGCCGATTATCAGGCCGGCCAGCTGGCACAGCTTGGCGAGCAGCTTTGA
- the prmC gene encoding peptide chain release factor N(5)-glutamine methyltransferase — MSTGTEASVASALAAARKRLQAAGIDDPLVDARLLIADVVDFSLTDFVMKSERPVTVEENARIVAMIERRACGEPVHRILGHREFHGLDLLLSKETLEPRPDTEVLVDTLLPALKETVSRKGSARILDLGTGTGAICLALLKECAQASGIGSDISADALETAARNAARNGLNSRFEIIRSDWFEKISGRFDIIVSNPPYIRTDIVATLDQEVRNHDPMAALDGGQDGLAPYRLIAADAGRFLVENGIVGVEIGFDQRLDVSAIFASHGFSLLDAVKDYGGNDRVLTFRR, encoded by the coding sequence TTGAGCACGGGGACTGAAGCGAGTGTCGCGAGCGCGCTTGCCGCCGCCCGCAAAAGGCTGCAGGCAGCCGGGATCGATGATCCGCTTGTCGATGCGCGGCTTCTGATTGCTGATGTTGTCGATTTTTCATTGACCGATTTCGTGATGAAGTCCGAACGGCCAGTCACCGTGGAAGAAAACGCCCGTATCGTCGCCATGATCGAGCGTCGGGCCTGCGGCGAACCGGTGCATCGCATTCTCGGCCACCGCGAGTTTCATGGCCTTGATCTTCTTCTGTCGAAGGAAACGCTCGAACCCCGCCCGGATACAGAGGTTCTCGTCGATACGCTGTTGCCGGCGTTAAAAGAGACGGTTTCCCGAAAGGGTAGCGCCCGCATTCTGGACTTGGGCACGGGAACGGGTGCGATCTGTCTGGCGCTTTTAAAGGAATGTGCGCAGGCGTCCGGTATCGGAAGTGATATTTCGGCCGATGCGCTGGAAACGGCGGCCAGAAATGCTGCTCGAAACGGTCTCAATTCACGCTTCGAAATCATTCGCAGTGACTGGTTCGAAAAAATCTCTGGTCGCTTTGACATAATTGTGTCGAATCCGCCCTATATAAGAACTGATATCGTTGCAACGCTCGACCAAGAGGTTCGTAACCACGATCCGATGGCTGCGCTGGATGGAGGTCAGGACGGCCTTGCACCGTACCGCCTCATTGCTGCCGACGCAGGCCGCTTTCTTGTGGAAAACGGGATTGTCGGTGTGGAGATCGGTTTCGATCAAAGGCTTGATGTTTCCGCTATATTTGCTTCCCACGGCTTCTCTCTTCTGGATGCCGTGAAGGATTATGGCGGTAACGACAGAGTTTTGACCTTCCGGAGATAG
- a CDS encoding DUF4167 domain-containing protein has translation MRPGQQNKRGRGRGSNNNNNGGGNNNNFNRKGGNPLTRTYDSSGPDVKIRGTAQHIAEKYTALARDAQSSGDRVIAENYLQHAEHYNRIIASAQAQMQERFQRDDRGEFNAADGDEMDMNDGDDNFVAPQQQAEQVERAQQPERQERTERNEPRQERRERPDRRERQERQPRQPQVAAEQQPPVYDASQAPQPVIEGTPMEVAVEEEQQQAEAPAERTPKTRRATGPRPRRPRRTAAAEGAEGEDAPAGDDAAATTLENAAE, from the coding sequence ATGAGGCCAGGACAGCAAAACAAGCGCGGCCGGGGGCGTGGAAGCAACAACAATAACAATGGTGGCGGTAACAACAACAACTTCAACCGCAAGGGCGGTAATCCGCTCACCAGGACTTATGACAGCTCCGGCCCCGATGTTAAAATCCGTGGCACAGCCCAGCACATAGCGGAAAAATACACGGCTCTGGCGCGCGACGCGCAGAGTTCCGGCGACCGCGTGATCGCTGAGAACTATCTGCAGCACGCTGAACATTATAACCGCATCATCGCGTCGGCTCAGGCCCAGATGCAGGAACGCTTCCAGCGCGACGACCGTGGCGAGTTCAATGCCGCCGATGGCGACGAGATGGATATGAACGACGGCGACGATAACTTCGTTGCACCGCAGCAGCAGGCCGAACAGGTCGAGCGCGCGCAGCAGCCGGAACGCCAGGAACGTACTGAGCGGAACGAACCGCGCCAGGAGCGTCGTGAGCGTCCGGATCGCCGCGAACGGCAGGAGCGTCAGCCGCGCCAGCCGCAGGTCGCCGCCGAACAGCAGCCGCCGGTCTACGATGCCAGCCAGGCACCGCAGCCCGTCATCGAAGGCACGCCCATGGAAGTGGCCGTCGAGGAAGAGCAGCAGCAGGCGGAAGCGCCGGCCGAACGCACACCCAAGACGCGCCGGGCAACCGGTCCGCGCCCGCGTCGCCCGCGTCGCACCGCCGCTGCGGAAGGTGCTGAAGGCGAAGATGCGCCGGCTGGTGATGATGCTGCAGCGACTACGCTTGAGAATGCTGCTGAATAA
- the clpB gene encoding ATP-dependent chaperone ClpB, translating into MNIEKYSERVRGFLQSAQTFALAENHQQFSPEHVLKVLLDDEQGMAASLIERAGGDAREARLANDAALAKLPKVSGGNGGLSLTAPLAKVFSTAEDLAKKAGDSFVTVERLLQALAIESSASTSASLKKAGASAQALNQVINDIRKGRTADSANAEQGFDALKKYARDLTEEAREGRLDPVIGRDDEIRRTIQVLSRRTKNNPVLIGEPGVGKTAIAEGLALRIVNGDVPESLKDKKLMALDMGALIAGAKYRGEFEERLKAVLNEVQAENGGIILFIDEMHTLVGAGKADGAMDASNLLKPALARGELHCVGATTLDEYRKHVEKDPALARRFQPVLVDEPNVEDTISILRGLKEKYEQHHKVRISDSALVAAATLSNRYITDRFLPDKAIDLMDEAASRLRMQVDSKPEELDELDRRIIQLKIEREALKQETDQSSVDRLKKLEDELADTEEKADALTARWQAEKQKLGHAADLKKRLDEARNELAIAQRNGQFQRAGELTYGIIPGLEKELAAAEARDSSGAGSMVQEVVTPDNIAHVVSRWTGIPVDKMLEGQREKLLRMEDELAKSVVGQGEAVQAVSKAVRRSRAGLQDPNRPIGSFIFLGPTGVGKTELTKSLARFLFDDETAMVRLDMSEYMEKHSVARLIGAPPGYVGYEEGGALTEAVRRRPYQVVLFDEIEKAHPDVFNVLLQVLDDGRLTDGQGRTVDFKNTIIIMTSNLGSEFMTQMGDNDDVDSVRELVMERVRSHFRPEFLNRIDDIILFHRLRRDEMGAIVEIQLKRLVSLLADRKITLELDEDARNWLANKGYDPAYGARPLKRVIQKSVQDRLAEMILGGEIPDGSRVKVTSGTDRLLFKVKPAKGEAETETADAA; encoded by the coding sequence ATGAATATTGAAAAATACTCCGAGCGCGTTCGCGGTTTTCTGCAATCGGCGCAGACCTTTGCGCTTGCCGAAAACCATCAGCAGTTCTCGCCCGAACATGTTTTGAAAGTTCTGCTTGATGATGAGCAGGGCATGGCCGCATCGCTGATCGAGCGCGCTGGCGGCGATGCCAGGGAAGCGCGTCTTGCCAATGACGCGGCGCTAGCAAAATTGCCCAAGGTTTCCGGCGGCAATGGCGGTCTTTCGCTGACGGCTCCGCTCGCCAAGGTATTCTCGACCGCAGAAGATCTTGCCAAGAAAGCCGGCGACAGTTTCGTGACCGTCGAGCGTCTTCTGCAGGCGCTTGCGATTGAAAGCTCCGCTTCCACCTCCGCTTCCCTGAAAAAGGCGGGTGCGAGTGCGCAGGCGCTCAATCAGGTCATCAACGACATTCGCAAGGGCCGCACCGCTGACAGCGCCAATGCCGAACAGGGCTTTGACGCGCTGAAGAAATATGCGCGCGATCTGACAGAGGAAGCCCGCGAGGGTAGACTCGACCCTGTCATCGGTCGTGACGACGAAATTCGTCGCACCATCCAGGTCCTGTCGCGCCGCACCAAGAACAATCCGGTGCTAATCGGTGAACCGGGCGTCGGTAAAACGGCGATTGCCGAAGGCCTTGCGCTGCGCATCGTCAATGGCGATGTGCCGGAGAGCCTGAAGGACAAAAAGCTGATGGCGCTCGATATGGGCGCGCTGATTGCCGGTGCGAAATATCGCGGTGAATTCGAAGAGCGCCTGAAGGCTGTGCTGAATGAGGTGCAGGCCGAGAATGGTGGCATCATCCTGTTCATCGATGAGATGCACACGCTGGTCGGCGCCGGCAAGGCCGATGGCGCGATGGATGCGTCCAATCTGCTGAAGCCTGCGCTTGCCCGTGGTGAGCTGCACTGCGTTGGCGCCACCACGCTTGATGAATACCGCAAGCATGTAGAGAAGGATCCAGCCCTTGCCCGCCGTTTCCAGCCCGTTCTGGTGGATGAGCCGAACGTCGAGGATACGATCTCGATCTTGCGCGGTCTGAAGGAAAAATACGAACAGCATCACAAGGTCCGCATCTCGGATTCGGCCCTGGTTGCGGCTGCGACGCTTTCCAACCGTTATATCACCGACCGCTTCCTGCCGGACAAGGCAATCGACCTGATGGATGAGGCTGCCTCGCGTCTTCGCATGCAGGTGGATTCCAAGCCGGAAGAACTGGACGAACTGGATCGCCGTATCATTCAGCTGAAGATCGAGCGCGAAGCCCTGAAGCAGGAAACGGATCAATCGTCGGTTGACCGCCTGAAGAAGCTTGAGGACGAACTGGCCGATACGGAAGAAAAGGCAGATGCACTGACGGCCCGCTGGCAGGCGGAAAAGCAGAAGCTCGGCCATGCCGCCGACCTGAAGAAGCGGCTCGACGAAGCCCGCAACGAATTGGCGATTGCCCAGCGCAACGGTCAGTTCCAGCGGGCCGGTGAGTTGACCTACGGCATCATTCCGGGTCTCGAAAAGGAACTGGCTGCGGCGGAAGCACGCGACAGCAGCGGCGCCGGTTCGATGGTTCAGGAAGTGGTGACACCGGACAATATTGCCCACGTCGTCTCCCGCTGGACCGGCATTCCGGTCGACAAGATGCTGGAAGGCCAGCGCGAAAAGCTGTTGCGCATGGAAGACGAGCTCGCCAAGTCCGTTGTCGGACAGGGTGAGGCCGTGCAGGCGGTGTCGAAGGCGGTTCGCCGTTCGCGCGCCGGTCTTCAGGATCCGAACCGACCGATCGGCTCGTTCATCTTCCTCGGCCCGACGGGCGTGGGCAAGACCGAGCTGACCAAGTCGCTCGCCCGCTTCCTGTTCGACGACGAAACCGCGATGGTTCGCCTCGATATGTCGGAATATATGGAGAAACACTCCGTTGCCCGGCTGATCGGCGCACCTCCCGGTTATGTCGGTTACGAAGAGGGCGGTGCCCTGACGGAAGCGGTTCGTCGCCGGCCCTATCAGGTCGTGCTGTTCGACGAGATCGAGAAAGCGCATCCTGATGTCTTCAACGTTCTGTTGCAGGTGCTGGATGATGGCCGCCTGACGGATGGTCAGGGCCGCACCGTCGATTTCAAGAACACCATCATCATCATGACCTCGAACCTCGGTTCGGAATTCATGACGCAGATGGGCGACAATGACGATGTGGATTCGGTTCGCGAACTGGTCATGGAGAGGGTTCGGTCGCATTTCCGGCCGGAATTCCTCAACCGTATCGACGATATCATCCTGTTCCACCGCCTGCGGCGCGACGAAATGGGTGCGATCGTGGAAATCCAGTTGAAGCGCCTCGTATCTCTTCTGGCCGATCGCAAGATCACGCTCGAACTGGATGAGGATGCCCGCAACTGGCTTGCCAACAAGGGTTACGATCCGGCTTATGGTGCGCGTCCGCTGAAGCGGGTGATCCAGAAATCGGTTCAGGACCGGCTTGCGGAAATGATCCTCGGCGGTGAAATCCCCGATGGTTCGCGGGTCAAGGTAACCTCGGGCACCGACCGGTTGCTGTTCAAGGTCAAACCCGCCAAGGGTGAGGCCGAGACCGAAACGGCCGATGCAGCATAA